One segment of Abyssibacter profundi DNA contains the following:
- a CDS encoding TonB-dependent receptor, producing the protein MKHLCLGVALLAMSTTLRAQDSRDAQSPAEPTAADASLELIPVQPLPPPDDEAPRQLEEMVVTAQKTEQTLQEVPVSVTAIDGGFIQSTGSADLADVSLYVPNVRVDADDLGSPQVFIRGFGTNAFNPSFESSVGFVQDEIVFGRPGYFTEAMFDVDSVEVLRGPQGTLFGKNTVAGVFNVMTKDAVSGAGADGRIFYGEHGEHRVEAGLGGMANEWLGGRLAVLDRAQDGELFNAFLRRYEERLEQQAARLKINLVPSYTVDSELTAVISDTEAAFWPFQLFGLDADTRAYLQDFDPDIEDDPKNFINSAETPGWIEKGSRTLSWRTSWAPGPMGDLEDLETTLVLGGSRFYIDQLNELDISPANISRLDNHEDHDQLSAELRLTGRGAAPFGWGERVEFVAGAFWFDSSYTLLARVLAGEDLSTYAFTDDAFQLITGDGSSSSPLVLLQGLGPALVPLLENDYYQFDYNQDIRSAALFGQMTWYLSDRWALTPGLRYNREDKRVDTAGTAFCERTPAAVVPCIMGLLLEANDYDRDNLRRSESDLSPKLALQYFSDHSVNYYASWAQGFKSGGFNALSFNGEDLEYAAEEAETVELGFKGRFFQRTLSLNITLYQTRFDNLQVLAFNGTFFDVSNAATAYSRGLEADFVWLTPWAPLQIAGAYGWLDARYEAYRDAPAPIQQGIDAEQDLTDQRIAFAPRATATLTPTLSFPLGGLVLTAAVDLLYQGDQFVDTDLDPNTYVPATTRYAGRFTLGSQSERWSLTLGGTNLTDERVLNQVTDTPFFPGTYQAQLASGRQLFGALNLQF; encoded by the coding sequence ATGAAACACCTCTGCCTGGGCGTGGCCCTGCTGGCCATGTCGACTACATTGCGCGCACAGGACAGCCGCGATGCGCAGTCGCCTGCTGAACCGACCGCAGCGGATGCGTCGCTGGAGTTGATTCCAGTCCAGCCTCTGCCGCCGCCTGACGACGAGGCGCCGCGGCAGCTGGAAGAAATGGTCGTGACCGCGCAGAAAACCGAGCAAACCCTGCAGGAGGTGCCGGTTTCGGTCACCGCCATCGACGGCGGGTTCATCCAGTCCACGGGTTCGGCGGACCTGGCTGACGTATCGCTCTACGTGCCCAATGTGCGTGTCGATGCCGATGATCTCGGGTCGCCGCAGGTGTTCATCCGCGGCTTTGGCACCAATGCCTTTAACCCCAGCTTCGAAAGCTCGGTGGGTTTTGTGCAGGACGAGATCGTGTTCGGCCGCCCCGGGTATTTCACGGAGGCCATGTTTGATGTCGACAGCGTTGAGGTGCTGCGTGGTCCGCAGGGCACGCTGTTCGGTAAGAACACGGTGGCCGGTGTCTTCAATGTGATGACCAAGGATGCGGTATCCGGCGCGGGTGCCGATGGGCGGATCTTCTACGGCGAACATGGCGAGCACCGGGTCGAGGCAGGGCTGGGGGGCATGGCCAACGAGTGGCTGGGTGGGCGCCTGGCCGTGCTCGACCGGGCTCAGGACGGCGAGCTGTTCAATGCCTTTCTGCGGCGGTACGAAGAGCGGCTGGAGCAGCAGGCGGCCCGGCTCAAGATCAATCTCGTACCGAGCTACACGGTCGATAGCGAGCTCACCGCCGTCATCTCCGATACCGAAGCGGCTTTCTGGCCCTTCCAGCTGTTCGGGCTGGATGCAGATACGCGGGCGTATCTGCAGGACTTCGATCCCGATATCGAGGATGACCCCAAGAACTTCATCAACTCCGCCGAGACACCTGGGTGGATCGAAAAGGGCTCACGCACGCTGAGCTGGCGGACCAGTTGGGCGCCGGGGCCGATGGGCGATCTGGAGGACCTGGAGACCACGCTGGTGCTGGGCGGATCGCGGTTCTACATCGACCAGCTCAACGAGCTGGATATCTCGCCGGCCAACATCAGCCGGCTCGATAACCACGAAGACCATGATCAGCTGTCCGCCGAGTTGCGCTTAACCGGCCGCGGGGCAGCCCCGTTCGGCTGGGGGGAGCGGGTGGAGTTTGTCGCCGGCGCTTTCTGGTTCGATTCTAGTTACACCCTGCTGGCCCGCGTGTTGGCCGGTGAGGATCTCAGCACCTACGCCTTTACGGATGATGCCTTTCAGCTGATCACCGGCGACGGGTCGAGCAGCAGTCCCTTGGTGTTGCTGCAGGGGCTTGGGCCGGCGCTGGTCCCCCTGCTGGAGAACGACTACTACCAGTTCGACTACAACCAGGACATCCGCTCGGCCGCACTGTTTGGTCAGATGACCTGGTACCTCTCCGATCGCTGGGCCCTCACGCCGGGACTGCGGTACAACCGTGAGGACAAGCGCGTGGACACCGCCGGCACGGCCTTTTGTGAGCGCACACCGGCTGCGGTCGTGCCCTGCATTATGGGTTTGCTGCTCGAGGCCAACGACTACGATCGCGACAACCTACGACGCAGTGAATCGGATCTCTCCCCGAAGCTGGCGCTCCAGTACTTCAGCGATCATTCGGTGAACTACTACGCCTCCTGGGCCCAGGGGTTTAAGAGTGGGGGATTCAATGCATTGTCCTTCAACGGTGAGGATCTGGAGTACGCGGCCGAGGAGGCGGAAACCGTCGAGCTGGGTTTCAAGGGGCGGTTCTTCCAGCGCACGCTGTCGCTGAACATCACGCTCTACCAGACGCGGTTCGACAATCTGCAGGTGCTGGCTTTCAACGGGACGTTCTTTGATGTCAGTAATGCTGCCACGGCCTACTCGCGGGGCCTGGAGGCCGACTTCGTTTGGCTGACGCCTTGGGCGCCGCTGCAAATCGCCGGCGCATACGGCTGGCTGGACGCCCGGTATGAGGCATACCGCGACGCACCCGCGCCCATCCAGCAAGGTATCGATGCGGAACAGGACCTGACCGACCAGCGCATCGCCTTCGCGCCACGAGCCACCGCGACGCTGACGCCGACGCTGAGCTTCCCATTGGGGGGCTTGGTGCTAACCGCCGCCGTGGACCTGCTGTATCAGGGCGACCAGTTTGTCGATACCGACCTGGACCCGAATACCTACGTGCCCGCGACCACGCGCTATGCGGGTCGATTCACCCTGGGTTCGCAGAGCGAGCGCTGGTCGCTCACATTGGGCGGAACCAACCTGACCGATGAGCGCGTGCTGAATCAGGTGACCGACACGCCGTTCTTTCCCGGGACGTATCAGGCCCAGCTGGCCAGCGGTCGTCAGTTGTTCGGGGCCTTGAACCTGCAGTTCTAG
- a CDS encoding c-type cytochrome has protein sequence MNQFIAPALAALCLAGCGAGSSSLTPAQSRALTPADPDLAALYTASCKACHTVPASRAPMTGSARAWGVRMNKGMDRLLENTISGYKGMPPMGLCSDCSESDLRDLISFMATPPQPADS, from the coding sequence TTGAACCAGTTCATCGCCCCGGCCCTGGCGGCCCTTTGTCTTGCCGGCTGCGGGGCCGGAAGCTCCAGCCTGACCCCGGCACAATCCCGCGCGCTCACACCCGCCGACCCGGATTTGGCCGCGCTGTATACGGCGAGCTGCAAGGCCTGCCATACCGTGCCCGCGAGCCGGGCGCCGATGACAGGCAGCGCCCGCGCGTGGGGCGTCCGCATGAACAAGGGCATGGACCGCCTGCTGGAGAACACCATCAGCGGTTACAAGGGCATGCCACCCATGGGGCTGTGCTCGGATTGCAGTGAATCCGACCTGCGGGACCTGATCAGCTTCATGGCCACACCGCCTCAGCCTGCCGACTCATGA
- a CDS encoding D-arabinono-1,4-lactone oxidase has product MKRRDLLTGSAGLVLTMPLAGCDDYGAANMPQPPAAVVGADGQRRLPWQNWSGYQSSLPERRLAPASEDELARLLADSRGTIRPVGSGHSFTPLVPTDDTLISLRHFSGLLQHDPQALTATVGGGSRLGSLGEPLHAAGQALINMPDIDAQTLAGSMATATHGTGAQLGALHTAAIALRLVTPTGEALDCSPSLRPELFAAAQVSLGALGVITQVTLQNVPTTRMKRRVWVEPFDELVERFDSLAAAHHSFEMYCIPHCDHAVGITIDPTDEPLQPRGPEQDNDAVMDLKRLRDLLAWFPAARRWLINMALQDYQPEVAVDVWHRIFPSSRAVRFNEMEYHLPRETLLPTLREVRQRLEQRHPGVFFPMEIRVVRGDDAWLSPFQGHDTSGSIAVHRYYEEDPLPLFRDVEPLYQPMGGRPHWGKMHSLTPQTLADRYPRFNDFVALQSRLDPQGRLLNPYLRTLLGHG; this is encoded by the coding sequence ATGAAGCGCCGCGATTTGCTCACGGGATCAGCCGGGCTTGTACTGACGATGCCACTGGCCGGCTGCGACGACTACGGCGCAGCGAACATGCCGCAGCCACCTGCAGCCGTCGTCGGAGCTGACGGCCAGCGCCGCCTGCCCTGGCAAAACTGGTCGGGCTACCAGTCCAGCCTACCGGAGCGACGCTTGGCACCGGCCAGCGAAGATGAACTCGCCCGGCTGCTGGCCGACAGTCGCGGCACCATTCGGCCGGTCGGCTCCGGCCATTCGTTCACGCCGCTGGTGCCAACGGACGACACCCTCATCTCGCTCCGCCACTTCAGCGGCCTGTTGCAGCACGACCCTCAGGCGCTCACGGCGACCGTGGGCGGCGGCTCGCGCCTGGGCAGCCTGGGCGAGCCACTACACGCGGCAGGTCAGGCGCTGATCAACATGCCCGACATCGACGCGCAAACGCTGGCCGGCTCGATGGCCACCGCCACGCATGGCACCGGCGCGCAGCTGGGCGCGCTGCACACTGCGGCGATTGCCCTGCGCCTGGTCACGCCGACGGGCGAGGCTCTGGACTGTTCTCCCAGCCTCCGGCCCGAATTGTTCGCCGCCGCTCAGGTGTCGCTGGGCGCGCTGGGGGTGATCACCCAGGTCACGCTGCAAAATGTGCCGACCACACGGATGAAGCGCCGGGTCTGGGTCGAGCCTTTCGATGAGCTGGTCGAGCGATTCGACAGCCTGGCGGCCGCACACCACAGCTTTGAGATGTACTGCATTCCGCATTGCGATCACGCCGTGGGCATCACCATCGACCCGACCGACGAGCCGCTGCAGCCTCGCGGCCCGGAGCAGGACAACGACGCGGTCATGGATCTCAAGCGGCTGCGGGATCTGCTCGCCTGGTTTCCCGCCGCCCGGCGCTGGCTGATCAACATGGCGCTGCAGGATTACCAACCGGAAGTCGCCGTGGATGTCTGGCACCGAATCTTCCCGTCCAGCCGTGCGGTCCGTTTCAATGAAATGGAATACCACCTGCCGCGAGAGACCTTGCTCCCCACCCTGCGCGAGGTTCGGCAGCGACTGGAGCAGCGCCACCCCGGTGTGTTCTTCCCGATGGAAATTCGCGTCGTACGAGGCGATGACGCCTGGCTCAGTCCGTTTCAGGGACATGACACCTCGGGATCGATTGCCGTACACCGCTACTACGAAGAGGATCCGCTGCCGCTGTTTCGTGACGTGGAACCGCTTTACCAACCCATGGGCGGACGCCCGCACTGGGGCAAGATGCACAGCCTGACGCCGCAAACGCTGGCCGACCGTTACCCACGCTTCAACGATTTCGTCGCTCTGCAATCCCGGCTCGATCCGCAGGGCCGTCTACTCAACCCCTACCTCAGGACCTTGCTCGGCCATGGCTGA
- a CDS encoding DSD1 family PLP-dependent enzyme yields MADSTINWRRRALIAGGLAAPIALAATSKPRDRGQGGHDAYFADIQNALKRAGLMHPTLVIDRARLDANIARLQTHLPPELAYRIVAKSLPSVDLIRYIRQATGTHRLMVFHQPHLHTLSRALPDSHLLLGKPMPVGAAHRYFEQWQPGAFQPDNQIEWLVDTQQRIQDYAELVTGLGHQAAGPLRLNLELDVGLHRGGFRSTRAVAEALHAIQQNPALQFAGFMGYEAHASKIPDLLGGPAAALEQAMAFYADCVDVARQVLGERFDPAALTLNAGGSSTYQLYDSTAPCNELAMGSGLLKPSDFDTATLDDHVPAAFIATPVLKRLEGTRLPSLESLSGLFEAWDPNTAQTFFIYGGHWLADTVSPPGLQRNAIWGHSTNQDMLNGSDAVELEVGDHLFLRPHQSEAVLLQFGDLAVYDQGEIVATWPVFSQGR; encoded by the coding sequence ATGGCTGACTCCACCATCAACTGGCGTCGTCGGGCCCTGATTGCCGGGGGCTTGGCAGCACCCATCGCGCTCGCGGCGACCAGCAAACCGCGGGACCGCGGCCAGGGTGGTCACGATGCCTACTTTGCAGATATCCAGAACGCCCTGAAACGTGCCGGGCTGATGCACCCCACGCTGGTCATCGACCGGGCGCGGCTGGATGCCAATATCGCGCGGCTGCAGACCCATCTGCCGCCCGAGCTGGCCTACCGGATCGTGGCCAAGTCGCTGCCCAGCGTCGATCTGATCCGATACATTCGCCAGGCCACCGGCACGCACCGGCTGATGGTCTTTCACCAGCCCCATCTCCACACGCTATCGCGCGCACTGCCCGACAGCCACTTGCTGCTTGGCAAGCCCATGCCGGTGGGCGCTGCACACCGGTATTTCGAGCAGTGGCAACCGGGCGCGTTTCAGCCCGATAACCAGATCGAATGGCTGGTGGATACGCAGCAGCGCATCCAAGACTACGCCGAGCTGGTCACTGGCCTGGGCCATCAGGCAGCCGGGCCCTTGCGCCTGAATCTCGAACTCGATGTCGGCCTGCACCGGGGGGGCTTTCGCAGCACACGGGCAGTGGCCGAAGCCCTCCACGCCATCCAACAGAATCCAGCCCTGCAATTTGCCGGTTTCATGGGCTACGAGGCGCATGCCTCCAAGATCCCTGACCTGCTAGGCGGGCCCGCGGCTGCGCTAGAACAGGCCATGGCGTTCTACGCGGACTGCGTCGACGTGGCCCGGCAGGTCCTCGGCGAGCGGTTCGACCCCGCAGCACTCACGCTCAACGCAGGAGGCAGCAGCACCTACCAGCTGTACGACAGCACCGCCCCCTGCAACGAGCTCGCCATGGGGTCGGGGCTCCTGAAGCCCTCGGACTTCGACACCGCCACGCTAGACGACCACGTACCGGCCGCCTTTATTGCCACGCCGGTGCTCAAACGTCTGGAAGGCACCCGGTTGCCCAGCCTGGAGTCACTCTCCGGCCTTTTCGAGGCCTGGGACCCCAACACCGCCCAGACCTTTTTCATCTATGGCGGCCACTGGCTGGCTGACACCGTGTCGCCGCCCGGCCTGCAACGCAACGCCATCTGGGGGCACTCGACCAACCAGGACATGCTCAACGGTTCGGACGCCGTCGAACTTGAGGTGGGCGATCACCTGTTCCTGCGACCGCATCAAAGCGAAGCCGTGCTGCTGCAGTTTGGTGATCTGGCGGTGTACGACCAGGGCGAGATCGTCGCCACCTGGCCCGTGTTCAGCCAGGGTCGCTAA
- a CDS encoding chemotaxis protein CheB gives MPESKKPAKTGADTKVPVVAIGASAGGLEPITQIVAGLDASFPAAVVVALHLSPHHESRLANILEHDVQLQVDTVRNGDVLQPGWVYVVPPNRNVEIVDGAFVTSPAAKGPYPKPSVDLLFRSLAASHAEYAIGVVLSGTGSDGAAGVRALKLAGGVTIVQDPETATYDGMPLAAVGTDCVDLVADAAKLAEVITSVVSSPIEPQLPAGSQRERQLRQIIDCLKAVRGVDFSYTKPSTLYRRIARRCSLNADQDLAPYIERLQQDPDEARALANSILISVTAFFRDKEVWLAVREELKKQLAAHPTGQPFRAWVPACATGEEAYTLAMILLDLTQSMDSPPSITIFATDLAEHAVEIARTGIYTSDSLANLPAGYRDRFLAQSGDGYRVRSRVRQITVFSVHNLISDPPFSKLDFVSCRNFLIYLKNDYQRAILELMHYALKPRGMLVLGSTESTSTAEGRFVAISETHRIYRRDQTVERFPSRFKSQIDAPFRAAQTPARRAGMALAPESLQTAAQIALANYATPRWVVVDEHDIVKFISAEARALIRAPTGPAIMRIHDVLANGLDLELRGVLYRARRERKPVTGSRVNCQLADGWRSVTPHAIPLDGEFERSLLLMFELREMRSAEAERRVQESLPDSMDSDYVRALESRVEILRQDMQSMAEELETSNEELQSQSEELQSSNEELQSMNEQLLTSNEELQSSNEELITVNEELRQRGGEMDVLTASWDAVGSYVDDVIIVVDAAARVRLLMGPEERLYAEGAVRQSSDRFWSLPWRSGFMPMLSAVRKRLEREEDGPLHLRLEDEQAECDLRAIDWSSPDIRAVVLRIRWARASISDPG, from the coding sequence ATGCCAGAGTCGAAGAAGCCGGCGAAGACCGGAGCTGACACCAAGGTCCCCGTTGTGGCCATCGGGGCCTCTGCAGGTGGTTTGGAGCCGATCACCCAGATTGTGGCCGGGCTGGATGCCTCGTTTCCGGCAGCGGTGGTTGTGGCCCTGCATCTGTCGCCCCACCACGAGTCCAGACTGGCCAACATTCTGGAGCACGACGTGCAACTCCAGGTCGACACCGTCCGCAATGGCGATGTCCTGCAGCCGGGCTGGGTGTATGTGGTGCCGCCGAATCGGAACGTGGAGATTGTCGACGGCGCGTTCGTGACCTCACCCGCGGCCAAGGGGCCATACCCCAAACCCTCCGTGGACCTGCTGTTCCGTTCGCTGGCGGCGTCCCACGCCGAGTACGCCATTGGCGTGGTGCTATCCGGCACAGGTTCGGATGGCGCGGCTGGAGTCCGTGCACTGAAGCTGGCCGGCGGCGTGACGATTGTGCAGGACCCGGAAACAGCGACTTACGATGGTATGCCGCTCGCCGCCGTCGGCACCGATTGCGTGGACTTGGTCGCCGATGCCGCCAAACTCGCCGAGGTGATCACGTCGGTGGTGAGCTCGCCGATCGAACCGCAGCTTCCAGCCGGCTCGCAGCGGGAGCGCCAACTCAGGCAGATCATCGACTGCTTGAAGGCGGTTCGGGGTGTGGATTTCAGTTACACCAAGCCCAGTACGCTTTATCGGCGTATTGCGCGGCGCTGCTCGCTGAACGCGGATCAGGATCTGGCGCCCTACATCGAGCGTTTGCAACAGGACCCGGACGAGGCGCGTGCGCTGGCCAATAGCATCCTGATCTCGGTCACGGCGTTTTTTCGTGACAAGGAGGTCTGGCTGGCCGTTCGGGAGGAGCTGAAGAAACAGCTGGCTGCACATCCGACAGGCCAGCCGTTCAGGGCCTGGGTGCCGGCCTGCGCGACGGGTGAGGAAGCCTACACCCTGGCCATGATCCTGCTGGACCTGACGCAGAGCATGGACAGCCCGCCCAGCATCACGATCTTCGCGACCGACCTGGCAGAACATGCCGTCGAGATTGCGCGTACCGGTATCTACACCAGTGATTCCCTCGCCAACTTGCCGGCCGGCTATCGGGATCGGTTTCTCGCCCAGTCCGGCGATGGCTACCGGGTGCGCAGTCGGGTCAGGCAGATCACGGTCTTCTCCGTACATAATCTGATCAGCGATCCACCGTTTTCCAAGTTGGATTTTGTCAGCTGTCGCAACTTCTTGATTTACCTCAAGAACGATTACCAGCGCGCCATTCTTGAACTGATGCACTACGCGCTTAAGCCCCGCGGGATGCTCGTGCTCGGCTCCACGGAGTCGACTTCGACGGCCGAAGGTCGATTTGTTGCGATATCCGAGACACACCGCATATATCGCAGAGACCAGACGGTCGAACGCTTCCCGTCACGCTTCAAGTCGCAGATTGATGCGCCGTTTCGAGCGGCTCAGACACCCGCCCGGCGTGCCGGCATGGCCTTGGCACCCGAGTCGCTGCAGACCGCTGCCCAGATCGCACTGGCCAATTACGCCACCCCGAGATGGGTGGTTGTCGATGAGCACGACATCGTCAAGTTCATCTCTGCAGAGGCGCGGGCGTTGATTCGCGCGCCGACCGGCCCGGCGATCATGCGGATTCACGACGTGCTGGCCAATGGCCTGGACCTGGAGCTGCGCGGTGTGCTTTATCGGGCGCGCCGCGAACGCAAGCCGGTCACCGGCTCCCGCGTCAATTGCCAGCTGGCTGATGGGTGGCGCAGCGTGACGCCCCACGCCATTCCGTTGGACGGCGAGTTCGAGCGCTCGCTGTTGCTGATGTTCGAGCTCCGCGAGATGCGCAGCGCCGAAGCCGAGCGGCGCGTCCAGGAGTCATTGCCCGATTCGATGGACAGCGATTACGTGCGCGCGCTGGAGAGCCGCGTGGAGATTCTGCGCCAGGACATGCAGTCCATGGCCGAGGAGCTGGAAACCTCCAACGAAGAACTCCAATCGCAAAGCGAGGAGCTGCAGTCCTCCAATGAGGAATTGCAGTCGATGAATGAGCAGTTGCTGACCTCCAATGAGGAGTTGCAGTCGTCCAACGAAGAGCTGATCACCGTTAACGAAGAGTTGCGCCAGCGCGGTGGGGAGATGGACGTGCTCACGGCCAGCTGGGATGCCGTCGGCAGCTACGTGGACGATGTCATTATCGTGGTGGATGCGGCGGCGCGTGTCCGGCTGCTCATGGGGCCGGAGGAGCGGCTTTATGCTGAAGGGGCGGTGCGGCAATCCTCGGATCGATTCTGGTCGCTACCGTGGCGATCGGGATTCATGCCAATGCTCAGTGCTGTTCGTAAGCGCCTGGAACGCGAAGAGGACGGGCCGTTGCACCTGCGTCTTGAGGATGAGCAGGCTGAGTGCGATCTGCGTGCAATCGACTGGAGCAGTCCGGACATACGCGCAGTCGTGTTGCGTATTCGTTGGGCCAGGGCATCGATTAGCGACCCTGGCTGA
- a CDS encoding ATP-dependent helicase, with amino-acid sequence MQASLTADSPTATPPSPLNPAQQAAAAHGETLAEGGVRAGPLLIIAGAGTGKTQTLSHRAAHLVLNGVDPARLLLLTFSRRAAEEMTRRAQSIITATLRERGETAPQLRLPWSGTFHGIGNRLLREYHANLGLDAQFSILDRGDAADLMDLCRRALDLPTGQRRFPRKDTCLGIYSRTVNTRLPLADVLSRHYPWCAEWADTLKSLFAAYVAHKQRTASLDYDDLLLYWCHAMQVPELAADMSQRFDHVLVDEYQDTNVVQADILRGLRPDGAGLTVVGDDAQSIYSFRAASVENILNFPEQFDPPARVVTLEQNYRSTQPVLDAANAIIAQASRGYDKHLVSACGQGPRPRFVTLEDDQSQALYTVETVLDNREAGQRLRDQAVLFRASHHADGLEVELVRRNIPYRKFGGLKFLEAAHVKDLLSILRWADNPKNQIAAFRCCQLVPGLGPKAAEAAMQWLTAHNHDLTQLARFKPRARAADLDCWRALGELLGRLSDPSCDWNGQIQVARQWYEPLLPLRYEAADVRAADLAQLEQISLRFSDRGSFLTELALDPPAATGDEAGDPLLDEDFLILSTIHSAKGQEWDSVFVLNVADGNLPSEFGTGQQETIEEERRLTYVAMTRARTQLHLLAPLKYYVPEQPRYGNRHVYGARSRFFPDAVMPHFESVTYPQADPATAPNSRCTAQVDVAAAMRDMWS; translated from the coding sequence ATGCAAGCCAGCCTCACGGCCGATTCGCCGACTGCCACACCGCCTTCGCCACTGAATCCGGCGCAGCAAGCCGCCGCCGCCCACGGTGAAACACTGGCGGAAGGCGGCGTCCGCGCCGGCCCACTGCTCATCATCGCCGGTGCCGGCACGGGTAAGACCCAGACCCTGTCGCATCGAGCCGCCCACCTGGTACTCAACGGCGTCGACCCGGCCCGCCTGCTGCTACTGACGTTCAGCCGCCGTGCAGCAGAGGAGATGACCCGCCGTGCGCAGTCCATCATCACGGCCACGCTGCGCGAACGCGGTGAGACCGCCCCCCAACTGCGCCTGCCCTGGTCCGGCACCTTCCACGGGATCGGCAATCGCCTGCTGCGCGAATACCACGCCAATCTGGGCCTGGATGCGCAGTTCTCGATTCTCGACCGGGGCGATGCGGCCGACCTGATGGACCTTTGCCGCCGGGCGCTGGACCTGCCGACCGGCCAACGCCGATTTCCGCGGAAGGACACCTGCCTGGGCATTTACAGCCGCACAGTCAACACCCGCCTGCCGCTGGCCGACGTGCTGTCTCGCCACTATCCGTGGTGTGCCGAGTGGGCGGATACGCTGAAGTCGCTGTTTGCAGCCTATGTGGCCCACAAGCAGCGCACGGCCTCGCTGGATTACGACGATTTGCTGCTGTACTGGTGCCATGCAATGCAGGTCCCGGAGCTGGCCGCCGATATGAGCCAGCGTTTTGACCATGTGCTGGTCGACGAGTACCAGGACACCAATGTTGTCCAGGCAGACATCCTGCGCGGCCTGCGCCCCGATGGGGCCGGCCTGACTGTCGTGGGTGACGATGCCCAGTCGATTTACAGCTTCCGTGCGGCCAGCGTTGAGAACATCCTCAACTTCCCCGAGCAGTTCGACCCACCGGCGCGCGTCGTGACGCTGGAACAGAACTATCGCTCCACCCAACCGGTACTGGATGCGGCCAACGCCATCATCGCCCAGGCCAGCCGCGGCTATGACAAACACCTGGTGTCGGCCTGTGGTCAGGGGCCACGCCCGCGTTTTGTCACGCTGGAAGACGATCAGAGCCAGGCGCTGTACACCGTGGAAACCGTGCTCGACAACCGCGAGGCCGGGCAGCGCCTCCGCGATCAGGCGGTGTTATTCCGGGCCAGTCATCATGCCGATGGACTGGAGGTGGAGTTGGTCCGTCGCAATATCCCCTACCGGAAATTCGGGGGCCTGAAGTTTCTGGAAGCGGCCCATGTCAAGGATCTGCTGTCGATCTTGCGCTGGGCGGATAATCCGAAGAATCAAATCGCTGCGTTTCGCTGCTGCCAATTGGTGCCGGGGCTGGGACCCAAGGCGGCGGAAGCCGCTATGCAGTGGCTGACTGCACATAACCACGACCTGACGCAGCTGGCGCGGTTCAAACCCAGGGCACGCGCCGCTGACCTGGATTGCTGGCGGGCACTTGGTGAACTGCTGGGCCGATTATCCGACCCCAGCTGCGACTGGAACGGGCAAATCCAGGTCGCCCGACAATGGTATGAACCCCTGTTGCCATTACGGTACGAGGCGGCCGACGTCCGCGCAGCCGACCTCGCCCAACTGGAACAAATCAGCCTGCGCTTTAGCGATCGCGGCAGCTTTTTGACCGAACTGGCACTGGACCCACCGGCGGCCACCGGAGACGAGGCTGGCGATCCGCTGCTGGACGAGGATTTTCTCATCCTCAGCACGATCCACAGCGCCAAGGGCCAGGAATGGGACAGCGTCTTTGTACTCAACGTGGCCGACGGCAATCTCCCCTCCGAATTCGGCACCGGCCAGCAGGAAACCATCGAGGAGGAGCGGCGGCTGACTTATGTCGCCATGACCCGCGCCCGCACCCAGTTGCACCTGCTGGCGCCGCTGAAGTACTACGTGCCGGAGCAACCGCGGTACGGCAACCGCCATGTCTACGGTGCCCGGTCTCGGTTTTTCCCGGATGCCGTCATGCCGCATTTCGAATCGGTCACCTACCCCCAGGCGGATCCGGCCACGGCGCCGAACTCGCGCTGCACCGCACAGGTCGATGTCGCCGCTGCCATGCGGGATATGTGGAGCTAG
- a CDS encoding NAD(P)H-dependent oxidoreductase — translation MTRTLVLNANPKPQSLCRAMAERYAAAAAARHEVQLLHLSDLDFEPNLAQGYDSDSSLEPDLQAFQVQLQWMEHLVIVTPVWWGGVPARFKGLLDRTLLPDFAFRYDAGKTWPEQLLRGRSSELIVTLDTPAWWYRWAQGRPIHTQLQRTVLGFVGIRNRRTRYFGPVIKSDLATRQRWLRTVDQLAA, via the coding sequence ATGACCCGAACGCTGGTGCTCAACGCCAATCCCAAACCGCAGAGTCTGTGTCGCGCCATGGCCGAGCGCTATGCAGCGGCAGCCGCCGCCCGGCATGAAGTCCAGCTGCTACACCTCAGCGATCTCGATTTCGAGCCGAATCTGGCGCAGGGGTACGACAGCGATTCGTCGTTGGAGCCCGATCTGCAGGCGTTTCAGGTCCAGCTGCAGTGGATGGAGCATCTGGTGATCGTGACCCCGGTTTGGTGGGGCGGGGTACCGGCTCGCTTCAAGGGGCTGCTTGACCGAACCTTGCTGCCCGACTTCGCCTTTCGTTACGACGCGGGCAAGACCTGGCCTGAGCAGTTGCTGCGGGGCCGCAGCTCGGAACTCATCGTGACCCTGGACACCCCGGCCTGGTGGTATCGCTGGGCGCAGGGCCGGCCGATCCACACCCAGCTACAGCGGACGGTGCTCGGGTTCGTCGGCATTCGCAATCGTCGCACCCGTTACTTCGGCCCGGTCATCAAGTCCGATCTGGCCACGCGGCAGCGATGGCTGCGCACGGTGGATCAGCTGGCCGCGTGA